In a single window of the Silurus meridionalis isolate SWU-2019-XX chromosome 8, ASM1480568v1, whole genome shotgun sequence genome:
- the rpl13a gene encoding 60S ribosomal protein L13a, which translates to MADRFHKVLVIDGRGHLLGRLAAIVAKQVLLGHKVVIVRCEGINISGNFYRNKLKYLAFLRKRMNTNPSRGPYHFRAPSRIFWRTVRGMLPHKTKRGQAALERLKVFDGIPPPYDKRKRVVVPAALKIVRLKPTRKFAMLGRLAHEVGWKYQAITATLEERRKEKARIFYNKKKVQIKLSKQAAKNIESKIAKYTDVLKQYGVLV; encoded by the exons ATGGCGGACCGGTTCCATAAG GTTCTGGTAATTGATGGCCGAGGCCATCTGCTCGGCCGCCTTGCCGCTATTGTGGCCAAGCAAGTGCTGCTTG GCCACAAAGTCGTCATTGTGAGATGTGAGGGCATCAACATCTCCGGCAACTTCTACCGTAACAAGT TGAAGTACTTGGCTTTCCTGCGTAAGAGGATGAACACGAACCCCTCTCGTGGACCTTACCACTTCAGAGCTCCCAGCAGGATCTTCTGGAGGACAGTCAGAG GTATGTTGCCCCACAAAACCAAGCGTGGTCAAGCAGCCCTCGAGAGGCTGAAGGTGTTTGACGGCATTCCCCCTCCTTATGACAAG AGGAAGCGTGTGGTGGTGCCAGCAGCATTGAAAATTGTGCGCCTGAAGCCAACGCGCAAG TTTGCTATGCTGGGTCGCCTGGCTCACGAGGTGGGCTGGAAGTACCAGGCCATCACAGCTACACTCGAGGAGCGCCGTAAAGAGAAGGCTAGGATCTTCTACAACAAGAAGAAAGTGCAGATCAAGCTGAGCAAACAGGCAGCGAAGAATATTGAGAGCAAGATTGCAAAATACACCGACGTATTGAAACAGTATGGTGTCCTGGTCTGA
- the LOC124390326 gene encoding ATPase inhibitor B, mitochondrial-like, with translation MISSRFFSSRLLKVFTKHIRMSSNNVGGLGSGAGKGGGGGGSIRSAGGAFGKRQAALEERYFKEKEQEQIAALRKSRQEIINHHKRQIEDLQKEIRFHERKLEKLIQHESE, from the exons ATGATATCGTCGAGGTTCTTTAGTTCAAGGCTGTTGAAAGTCTTCACTAAGCACATCAGGATGTCCTCCAATAAT GTGGGAGGGCTGGGGTCAGGTGCagggaaaggaggaggaggtggcGGTTCAATCAGGTCAGCAGGAGGAGCATTTGGAAAGCGTCAGGCCGCCTTGGAAGAGCGGTACTTTAA GGAGAAGGAACAGGAACAGATAGCTGCTCTGAGAAAAAGTCGTCAGGAAATAATCAATCACCATAAGAGGCAGATTGAGGATCTTCAAAAAGAGATCCGCTTCCACGAACGCAAACTTGAGAAGTTGATACAACATGAATCAGAGTAG